The Apium graveolens cultivar Ventura chromosome 6, ASM990537v1, whole genome shotgun sequence genome contains a region encoding:
- the LOC141667492 gene encoding uncharacterized protein LOC141667492 isoform X1 yields the protein MEVGVESPEKGVTVNAIAMDFPVYDHGNTICSPPMIPPRIRRRLSENKSYSPSSVEEIEAKLRHADLRRQKFYENLSSKARPKPRSPLQSPSRDEDLGQRLEAKLQAAEQKRRSLLDKSKMRLAKLDELRQAAKTSVEMRYKKERAELGTKVESRVKKAEANRMLILKSYCQRRATLKERTKQSLSRRIARDSKYKQRVHAAICQKRAAAERKRLVLLEADKTRAAARLLQVREVANSVSQKREVERRTLKDKLEDRLQRAKRQRAEYIMQRARIQNSIPVNWIKRQQADYLSRKLARCWKRFLKTRRTTLDLTRAYDVLNLNESRVKTMPFEQLALLIESASTLRTAKGVLDRLESRLKVSKAVSSTANFCALNDISHLLKRVASPSKRATPKRPGRSNDAKKQGSVRGTTKVPAELSRYQVRVVLCAYMILGHPDAVFSGRSEREHALALSAEKFIEEFELLVKIILDGPLHSSDEESDPASTRRWTFRSQLTAFDAAWCAYLNSFVVWKVKDAESLEEDLVRAACHLELSMMQKCKPTQGDSITLTHDLKAIQKQVTEDQKLLREKVMHLSGGAGIQRMENALSDTRTKYFQAVENESSAGFPPVTHILSPSVAMQPMPGSSAGSSSDGSLGKDLVTQRGERPSHVVRSLFKEDGVVSRKENAIPARSEELASENELMVNEIIHEPRHIFDAAHATEEIHDSIQEKLRAAMEKVFWNSVTDTLKQDNYERVVELVKEVRDELCNIAPQSWKQEITEAIDVDMIGQVLNSGTVDMNYLGKILESALVTLQKLSAAANEDELKETHNNLLKELAELCYDGDGSKYSHVIALVKGLRFILEQIQVLKQEISRARVRLMEPLLKGPAGLEYLEKAFVKRYGPPSGALTSLPLTTQWILSVWENRDQEWGDHTTALSDLRNRNGASGQILVPSTTLRTGGNLSARTTGSQVASFSLDAQATDYRQLECKGEKIDLLVRLGLLQLANQVSGLTEEVMPETLKLNFIRLRAVQAQVQKIIVVAVSILVLRQTLLSEQIVKNAGDMDNVISSCGDKVSALVDTVEDAGVEEIIDILSKLVEKYDISTDTVKSQSRRSVMGRMLVKSLQPGDAVFDRVSRAIYLAARGAVLGDMEGHGRILTENSLKKIGAAVLTDRVIEAAKVLVIVATVSVNVHGLWYSKIIENM from the exons ATGGAAGTCGGAGTGGAGTCGCCGGAGAAAGGTGTCACTGTCAACGCAATCGCCATGGATTTCCCGGTTTATGACCACGGAAACACTATCTGTTCGCCGCCGATGATCCCTCCCAGGATTCGCCGGAGACTCTCCGAGAACAAATCCTATTCGCCGTCGAGTGTTGAAGAGATTGAAGCCAAGCTTCGTCACGCTGATCTTCGTCGACAG AAATTCTATGAGAACCTTTCGAGTAAGGCTCGGCCAAAGCCAAGGAGCCCATTGCAATCTCCATCACGTGATGAAGACCTTGGTCAGCGCCTGGAGGCTAAACTGCAAGCCGCTGAGCAGAAAAG GAGGAGCCTTTTGGATAAGTCCAAAATGCGCCTAGCTAAGTTGGATGAATTGCGGCAAGCAGCCAAAACTAGTGTAGAAATGCGTTACAAGAAGGAACGTGCAGAGCTAGGCACAAAGGTAGAGTCACGAGTAAAAAAGGCGGAGGCTAATAGGATGCTTATTTTAAAGAGTTACTGCCAACGGAGAGCAACACTAAAGGAGAGAACAAAACAGTCATTATCAAGACGTATTGCTCGAGATAGCAAGTATAAGCAGCGTGTGCATGCTGCTATTTGCCAAAAGCGTGCTGCTGCTGAGCGGAAGCGTCTGGTATTACTGGAAGCTGACAAGACCAGGGCAGCAGCAAGGCTGCTGCAAGTGAGAGAAGTTGCAAATTCTGTTTCTCAAAAGCGAGAAGTGGAGAGAAGAACATTAAAGGATAAACTGGAAGACAGACTTCAGCGG GCAAAGAGGCAGAGAGCGGAATATATTATGCAGAGAGCAAGGATTCAGAATTCTATTCCTGTCAATTGGATAAAAAGACAGCAAGCTGACTATCTTTCTAGAAAATTAGCAAG GTGTTGGAAGAGATTCCTTAAGACGAGGCGAACTACCTTGGATCTTACCAGAGCTTATGATGTGCTGAACCTCAATGAGTCTAGAGTCAAGACAATGCCATTTGAGCAACTTGCGTTATTGATTGAATCAGCTTCTACCCTTCGGACTGCGAAGGGTGTACTTGATCGACTAGAAAGTCGGTTAAAAGTTTCCAAGGCTGTTTCTTCTACTGCCAATTTTTGTGCCCTCAATGACATTAGTCATCTACTTAAGAGGGTTGCATCTCCCAGCAAGAGAGCTACTCCTAAGAGACCTGGCCGAAGCAATGATGCTAAGAAACAAGGTTCTGTGAGAGGGACAACCAAAGTTCCTGCTGAATTATCTCGATATCAAGTGAGAGTTGTCCTCTGTGCATACATGATACTGGGTCATCCGGATGCAGTATTTAGTGGTCGAAGTGAGCGTGAGCATGCGCTGGCCCTGTCCGCTGAGAAATTCATTGAGGAGTTTGAATTACTTGTGAAGATAATTTTAGATGGTCCTCTTCACAGTTCTGATGAAGAGTCTGACCCTGCGTCAACAAGGCGTTGGACATTTAGGTCCCAGCTCACAGCTTTTGATGCTGCATGGTGCGCTTACCTAAATAGCTTTGTTGTGTGGAAGGTAAAGGACGCAGAATCATTGGAGGAGGATTTGGTGAGAGCTGCCTGCCATCTTGAGCTCTCCATGATGCAAAAATGCAAGCCAACTCAAGGAGATAGTATTACTCTTACTCATGACTTGAAGGCCATACAGAAACAG GTGACAGAAGATCAGAAGCTTTTAAGGGAAAAAGTGATGCATCTGAGCGGAGGTGCAGGCATACAGCGCATGGAGAATGCTCTTTCTGACACACGGACAAAATACTTCCAAGCAGTGGAGAATGAGAGTTCTGCAGGGTTCCCACCAGTTACTCATATTTTATCTCCTAGTGTGGCTATGCAGCCTATGCCAGGCTCTTCAGCAGGCTCTTCTTCTGATGGTTCACTTGGGAAAGATCTTGTAACACAGAGGGGCGAGAGACCAAGCCATGTAGTCCGATCGTTATTTAAGGAGGATGGAGTTGTATCACGCAAAGAAAATGCTATCCCTGCACGAAGTGAGGAACTGGCTTCAGAGAATGAGTTAATGGTAAATGAGATTATTCATGAGCCGCGTCACATTTTTGATGCTGCTCATGCTACTGAAGAAATCCATGATAGTATACAG GAAAAATTGCGAGCTGCAATGGAGAAGGTTTTCTGGAATAGTGTTACAGATACATTGAAACAGGATAATTATGAGAGAGTTGTTGAACTTGTGAAGGAGGTGAGGGATGAACTTTGCAACATTGCTCCTCAGAGCTGGAAACAGGAGATAACTGAGGCAATTGATGTAGACATGATTGGTCAG GTTCTGAATTCTGGAACCGTGGACATGAATTATCTTGGGAAAATTCTAGAGTCTGCGTTGGTCACCTTACAGAAGCTCTCTGCTGCAGCTAATGAAGATGAGCTCAAAGAAACCCACAATAATTTGTTGAAAGAACTAGCTGAGTTATGTTATGACGGAGATGGTTCAAAATATTCCCATGTCATTGCATTGGTTAAAGGATTGCGCTTTATCCTTGAACAAATTCAG GTTCTGAAGCAAGAAATAAGCAGAGCACGTGTGAGACTTATGGAACCCCTATTGAAGGGTCCTGCTGGTTTAGAATACCTGGAGAAAGCATTTGTCAAACGTTACGGGCCTCCATCCGGTGCATTGACTTCTCTACCTTTGACAACTCAATGGATTTTATCGGTATGGGAAAACAGAGATCAGGAATGGGGTGATCACACCACTGCTCTCTCAGATTTGAGAAATAGAAATGGAGCTTCTGGCCAGATTCTTGTACCTTCCACAACTCTTAGAACTGGCGGAAACTTATCTGCAAGGACTACTGGGAGCCAAGTTGCTTCGTTTTCTTTAGATGCTCAAG CAACAGATTATCGACAACTCGAGTGCAAAGGAGAAAAGATTGATTTGTTAGTGAGGCTGGGTTTGCTACAGTTGGCGAACCAGGTTTCGGGTCTGACAGAGGAAGTGATGCCTGAAACTTTGAAGCTTAACTTTATAAGGTTAAGAGCTGTACAAGCTCAAGTCCAGAAGATCATAGTTGTCGCAGTCAG CATTCTTGTTTTGAGACAGACTCTTCTCAGTGAGCAAATAGTGAAGAATGCTGGAGACATGGATAATGTGATATCAAGTTGTGGAGATAAAGTATCTGCTCTTGTGGATACTGTTGAGGATGCTGGTGTAGAAGAAATAATCGATATCCTCAGTAAGTTGGTGGAAAAATATGATATATCTACTGATACTGTGAAGAGTCAGTCCAGGAGGAGTGTAATGGGAAGAATGTTAGTAAAGAGCTTACAACCTGGAGATGCTGTATTTGATCGAGTGTCTCGTGCTATATATTTGGCTGCAAGAGGAGCGGTTCTTGGAGACATGGAAGGACATGGAAGAATACTAACAGAAAATTCACTTAAAAAGATAGGCGCAGCGGTGTTAACTGATCGGGTGATAGAAGCTGCAAAAGTATTGGTGATAGTAGCTACGGTGTCAGTTAATGTTCATGGGCTATGGTACTCGAAGATCATAGAGAACATGTGA
- the LOC141667492 gene encoding uncharacterized protein LOC141667492 isoform X2 has translation MEVGVESPEKGVTVNAIAMDFPVYDHGNTICSPPMIPPRIRRRLSENKSYSPSSVEEIEAKLRHADLRRQKFYENLSSKARPKPRSPLQSPSRDEDLGQRLEAKLQAAEQKRRSLLDKSKMRLAKLDELRQAAKTSVEMRYKKERAELGTKVESRVKKAEANRMLILKSYCQRRATLKERTKQSLSRRIARDSKYKQRVHAAICQKRAAAERKRLVLLEADKTRAAARLLQVREVANSVSQKREVERRTLKDKLEDRLQRAKRQRAEYIMQRARIQNSIPVNWIKRQQADYLSRKLARCWKRFLKTRRTTLDLTRAYDVLNLNESRVKTMPFEQLALLIESASTLRTAKGVLDRLESRLKVSKAVSSTANFCALNDISHLLKRVASPSKRATPKRPGRSNDAKKQGSVRGTTKVPAELSRYQVRVVLCAYMILGHPDAVFSGRSEREHALALSAEKFIEEFELLVKIILDGPLHSSDEESDPASTRRWTFRSQLTAFDAAWCAYLNSFVVWKVKDAESLEEDLVRAACHLELSMMQKCKPTQGDSITLTHDLKAIQKQVTEDQKLLREKVMHLSGGAGIQRMENALSDTRTKYFQAVENESSAGFPPVTHILSPSVAMQPMPGSSAGSSSDGSLGKDLVTQRGERPSHVVRSLFKEDGVVSRKENAIPARSEELASENELMVNEIIHEPRHIFDAAHATEEIHDSIQEKLRAAMEKVFWNSVTDTLKQDNYERVVELVKEVRDELCNIAPQSWKQEITEAIDVDMIGQVLNSGTVDMNYLGKILESALVTLQKLSAAANEDELKETHNNLLKELAELCYDGDGSKYSHVIALVKGLRFILEQIQVLKQEISRARVRLMEPLLKGPAGLEYLEKAFVKRYGPPSGALTSLPLTTQWILSVWENRDQEWGDHTTALSDLRNRNGASGQILVPSTTLRTGGNLSARTTGSQVASFSLDAQDYRQLECKGEKIDLLVRLGLLQLANQVSGLTEEVMPETLKLNFIRLRAVQAQVQKIIVVAVSILVLRQTLLSEQIVKNAGDMDNVISSCGDKVSALVDTVEDAGVEEIIDILSKLVEKYDISTDTVKSQSRRSVMGRMLVKSLQPGDAVFDRVSRAIYLAARGAVLGDMEGHGRILTENSLKKIGAAVLTDRVIEAAKVLVIVATVSVNVHGLWYSKIIENM, from the exons ATGGAAGTCGGAGTGGAGTCGCCGGAGAAAGGTGTCACTGTCAACGCAATCGCCATGGATTTCCCGGTTTATGACCACGGAAACACTATCTGTTCGCCGCCGATGATCCCTCCCAGGATTCGCCGGAGACTCTCCGAGAACAAATCCTATTCGCCGTCGAGTGTTGAAGAGATTGAAGCCAAGCTTCGTCACGCTGATCTTCGTCGACAG AAATTCTATGAGAACCTTTCGAGTAAGGCTCGGCCAAAGCCAAGGAGCCCATTGCAATCTCCATCACGTGATGAAGACCTTGGTCAGCGCCTGGAGGCTAAACTGCAAGCCGCTGAGCAGAAAAG GAGGAGCCTTTTGGATAAGTCCAAAATGCGCCTAGCTAAGTTGGATGAATTGCGGCAAGCAGCCAAAACTAGTGTAGAAATGCGTTACAAGAAGGAACGTGCAGAGCTAGGCACAAAGGTAGAGTCACGAGTAAAAAAGGCGGAGGCTAATAGGATGCTTATTTTAAAGAGTTACTGCCAACGGAGAGCAACACTAAAGGAGAGAACAAAACAGTCATTATCAAGACGTATTGCTCGAGATAGCAAGTATAAGCAGCGTGTGCATGCTGCTATTTGCCAAAAGCGTGCTGCTGCTGAGCGGAAGCGTCTGGTATTACTGGAAGCTGACAAGACCAGGGCAGCAGCAAGGCTGCTGCAAGTGAGAGAAGTTGCAAATTCTGTTTCTCAAAAGCGAGAAGTGGAGAGAAGAACATTAAAGGATAAACTGGAAGACAGACTTCAGCGG GCAAAGAGGCAGAGAGCGGAATATATTATGCAGAGAGCAAGGATTCAGAATTCTATTCCTGTCAATTGGATAAAAAGACAGCAAGCTGACTATCTTTCTAGAAAATTAGCAAG GTGTTGGAAGAGATTCCTTAAGACGAGGCGAACTACCTTGGATCTTACCAGAGCTTATGATGTGCTGAACCTCAATGAGTCTAGAGTCAAGACAATGCCATTTGAGCAACTTGCGTTATTGATTGAATCAGCTTCTACCCTTCGGACTGCGAAGGGTGTACTTGATCGACTAGAAAGTCGGTTAAAAGTTTCCAAGGCTGTTTCTTCTACTGCCAATTTTTGTGCCCTCAATGACATTAGTCATCTACTTAAGAGGGTTGCATCTCCCAGCAAGAGAGCTACTCCTAAGAGACCTGGCCGAAGCAATGATGCTAAGAAACAAGGTTCTGTGAGAGGGACAACCAAAGTTCCTGCTGAATTATCTCGATATCAAGTGAGAGTTGTCCTCTGTGCATACATGATACTGGGTCATCCGGATGCAGTATTTAGTGGTCGAAGTGAGCGTGAGCATGCGCTGGCCCTGTCCGCTGAGAAATTCATTGAGGAGTTTGAATTACTTGTGAAGATAATTTTAGATGGTCCTCTTCACAGTTCTGATGAAGAGTCTGACCCTGCGTCAACAAGGCGTTGGACATTTAGGTCCCAGCTCACAGCTTTTGATGCTGCATGGTGCGCTTACCTAAATAGCTTTGTTGTGTGGAAGGTAAAGGACGCAGAATCATTGGAGGAGGATTTGGTGAGAGCTGCCTGCCATCTTGAGCTCTCCATGATGCAAAAATGCAAGCCAACTCAAGGAGATAGTATTACTCTTACTCATGACTTGAAGGCCATACAGAAACAG GTGACAGAAGATCAGAAGCTTTTAAGGGAAAAAGTGATGCATCTGAGCGGAGGTGCAGGCATACAGCGCATGGAGAATGCTCTTTCTGACACACGGACAAAATACTTCCAAGCAGTGGAGAATGAGAGTTCTGCAGGGTTCCCACCAGTTACTCATATTTTATCTCCTAGTGTGGCTATGCAGCCTATGCCAGGCTCTTCAGCAGGCTCTTCTTCTGATGGTTCACTTGGGAAAGATCTTGTAACACAGAGGGGCGAGAGACCAAGCCATGTAGTCCGATCGTTATTTAAGGAGGATGGAGTTGTATCACGCAAAGAAAATGCTATCCCTGCACGAAGTGAGGAACTGGCTTCAGAGAATGAGTTAATGGTAAATGAGATTATTCATGAGCCGCGTCACATTTTTGATGCTGCTCATGCTACTGAAGAAATCCATGATAGTATACAG GAAAAATTGCGAGCTGCAATGGAGAAGGTTTTCTGGAATAGTGTTACAGATACATTGAAACAGGATAATTATGAGAGAGTTGTTGAACTTGTGAAGGAGGTGAGGGATGAACTTTGCAACATTGCTCCTCAGAGCTGGAAACAGGAGATAACTGAGGCAATTGATGTAGACATGATTGGTCAG GTTCTGAATTCTGGAACCGTGGACATGAATTATCTTGGGAAAATTCTAGAGTCTGCGTTGGTCACCTTACAGAAGCTCTCTGCTGCAGCTAATGAAGATGAGCTCAAAGAAACCCACAATAATTTGTTGAAAGAACTAGCTGAGTTATGTTATGACGGAGATGGTTCAAAATATTCCCATGTCATTGCATTGGTTAAAGGATTGCGCTTTATCCTTGAACAAATTCAG GTTCTGAAGCAAGAAATAAGCAGAGCACGTGTGAGACTTATGGAACCCCTATTGAAGGGTCCTGCTGGTTTAGAATACCTGGAGAAAGCATTTGTCAAACGTTACGGGCCTCCATCCGGTGCATTGACTTCTCTACCTTTGACAACTCAATGGATTTTATCGGTATGGGAAAACAGAGATCAGGAATGGGGTGATCACACCACTGCTCTCTCAGATTTGAGAAATAGAAATGGAGCTTCTGGCCAGATTCTTGTACCTTCCACAACTCTTAGAACTGGCGGAAACTTATCTGCAAGGACTACTGGGAGCCAAGTTGCTTCGTTTTCTTTAGATGCTCAAG ATTATCGACAACTCGAGTGCAAAGGAGAAAAGATTGATTTGTTAGTGAGGCTGGGTTTGCTACAGTTGGCGAACCAGGTTTCGGGTCTGACAGAGGAAGTGATGCCTGAAACTTTGAAGCTTAACTTTATAAGGTTAAGAGCTGTACAAGCTCAAGTCCAGAAGATCATAGTTGTCGCAGTCAG CATTCTTGTTTTGAGACAGACTCTTCTCAGTGAGCAAATAGTGAAGAATGCTGGAGACATGGATAATGTGATATCAAGTTGTGGAGATAAAGTATCTGCTCTTGTGGATACTGTTGAGGATGCTGGTGTAGAAGAAATAATCGATATCCTCAGTAAGTTGGTGGAAAAATATGATATATCTACTGATACTGTGAAGAGTCAGTCCAGGAGGAGTGTAATGGGAAGAATGTTAGTAAAGAGCTTACAACCTGGAGATGCTGTATTTGATCGAGTGTCTCGTGCTATATATTTGGCTGCAAGAGGAGCGGTTCTTGGAGACATGGAAGGACATGGAAGAATACTAACAGAAAATTCACTTAAAAAGATAGGCGCAGCGGTGTTAACTGATCGGGTGATAGAAGCTGCAAAAGTATTGGTGATAGTAGCTACGGTGTCAGTTAATGTTCATGGGCTATGGTACTCGAAGATCATAGAGAACATGTGA